The DNA window CTGCGCCGGTTCTCCGACTTCGCATGGCCGTACCATTTCGACTTCACCACCCCGGACGGCCGGCCGATCTTCTCCGTCGAGCGCCAGTGGGCGTTGCGGGACAAGTACGCCGTGACCATCAACGACCCCGCCATCGACCGCCGCCTCGTCGCCGCCATGGCCGTCGCCCTGGACGCCCTGCAGGCTCGCTAGGCCACGCCGACGGCGTAGCGGAAGGCGTTGCGCAGCCGGTAGCCGCCGGCAGACGTACGGAACGGGCGCGCCGCCGTCAGCACCACCGGTGTCAGCTCGGTCATCGTCGCGGCGTCCTCGCCGAGCAGGATGCCGCGCACGAGTGTGGTGTCGTCCGGCACGGCCCACTCCAGGTCGATCACGGCGTCCTCGACGACCTTCAGCCCGGCCTCCTCGAACGCCGAGGCGAGCCCACCCGCCTCCCGCAACGGCCCGCCGGGCAGCACGTCCTCCTCCCGCGCCGCCGCGATCGCCGCCTCCAGGACGTCGACGTCGTTGCGCGCGGCCTCGGCCCAGTTCGCGATCGCCACGCGCCCACCCGGCCGGGTCACCCGGCGCAGCTCACGTAGCCCGTCCTCGGCGAACTGCAGCGCGTTCACCGCCGTCGCCACCTCGAACGAGCCGTCCGGCCAGGGGATCTCGTCCAGCGACGCCTCCCGGATCTCCGCCCCTGGCACCCTCAGTCGGGCGAGCGCTGCCATGCCGGGCGCGGGTTCGAGGCCCGCCACCAGCGCGCCTCCCGAGGCCAGGTACGCGAGCAGCTCGCCGCTCCCACAGCCCGCGTCCAACACCGACGTCCCCGCGCCGACCGCGGCCACGGCGACGAACCGTTCCCACACCGGGCGCGGAAACGAGCCCCACAAGGCCGACCAGTCCGCGGCGACGTCGGACCAGCCGTCCGGGTCGCCGCCGTCCATCAGCCGAGACCCCAGCTCGCCACGATGTCGGCGGCCTCCGCGGCCTCGTCGGTGTCCAGCTCCGACACTGGCGGCCGTACCGCCCGTCCACACAGGCCGAGCTGCGCCAACGCCTCCTTGACGGCCGACACGTTGTTCGCGTTGCCGCGCCGCATCCGCAGCTTCTCCATCGGGACGAGCC is part of the Tenggerimyces flavus genome and encodes:
- a CDS encoding class I SAM-dependent methyltransferase — its product is MDGGDPDGWSDVAADWSALWGSFPRPVWERFVAVAAVGAGTSVLDAGCGSGELLAYLASGGALVAGLEPAPGMAALARLRVPGAEIREASLDEIPWPDGSFEVATAVNALQFAEDGLRELRRVTRPGGRVAIANWAEAARNDVDVLEAAIAAAREEDVLPGGPLREAGGLASAFEEAGLKVVEDAVIDLEWAVPDDTTLVRGILLGEDAATMTELTPVVLTAARPFRTSAGGYRLRNAFRYAVGVA